The following DNA comes from Hordeum vulgare subsp. vulgare chromosome 3H, MorexV3_pseudomolecules_assembly, whole genome shotgun sequence.
ATGACATGCTGCATTCTGATCATGCTCCATGACGTTTCGCGCGTGGCTAGCAACGCCAACATCCCTGGCGTTTCTATGTGGACTGCAACACAACGGTAGACTAGCGTTTAAATGTGGACAAAAACACTATGGTAGACTGGCGTTTCTACGTGCAACAGCAAGTTCACGGGCTCTAAAGTTTCTAAAAGGGTCATATCGTGAAATATTTTCAGGCAAAGTTCATTCCGTGCAATATTTTCGTCACATGTGTCAAAACAGTGATTTGATCCGCTTCTTTTTAGGTTAACTATTATCCCTCCACTTTATAGTGGGGTGCATCCACGTGTTTTTCAATATCTAAATTTAATCATATATTTAATCAAGAGGATGGATTGCTGCGGAATCATAAATTATGTCattgaatttttatttttgataAAAAAATTTGTATTATAGTTTTTGCCTCCATCGAGATCGGTCTCATTTATTAAATTTATGATCAAACTTAAATTATGAAAAACCAGGGCGTATTGTATTGTGAAATGGAAGGAGTAACCTTTCatctcatatgcatctcataatgTAACGCATTGGTGTGTTTCAACATTCATGGCTAATTATAAATTTAACCAAAGTAGACGACTCGGGAGCAAAAGTCATACCACTCAAAACTTATTTCAAAGGATTCAATGATATAATTGTTGTTCTTGCAGCCGAGATTAATTATATTTATGATCAAATTGAAATTTAAAAAGCGCAAGCACCCTGTATTATGGAACGGAGGAACTACTACCGGCCGACACGTCGGCCTTATCCCTTCGTGTGTACGCAATGTCTCTCCTGCACCCCACAAACAGCATCTcctctccctctcatctcccTCACGCGCTCTCTCCCTCCATCACCGTCTCTTATCTCGCCATTCTCGCCGTAGCCTAGCGCTGTGCAAGGAACTTGCTGGTCTTGCTAGCTCCATTATCATTCTTGCTGGGCTATAAATACTGCTAACACAGGGTTGAGACTTGAGAGGCTAGCTCAAACTCCACGAGTTCAGCTGCATGCTACTCTGCTAGCTAGGCGGCAGCGTAAGGCCAAGCAAATGTGTCAAAAAGGTGCAAGACAACTTATCCTCCTGTCCGTTCAACTTTTTCATGTACTAGTACTCATTAGCAGTTAATTTTATAATATTGTTAACCAATTGCACTCTGGTTGCTGGCTGATCGATGGACTGCATGTAGACCAATCTATGGGTTCAGATTCCTGTGTCCTGGAGATGCCTCAGCTGGTTCATGAGCTGAAAAATCAGATGGCCACCTTTAACTCGTCATCCAAGCCGCAGGTCGTCCACAGTTGCCATCTATTTTCCAGTTCCATCATCATCGGCAAGGTCCGCGACCTCACCCGCAACGTCGACAGCAGCGAGTACGATCCCGACCACGTGGCCATCGGCCCGTACCATCACCCTCGGCCCCAGAGCAAGAACCTGCACCTTGCCATGGAGCACGACAAACTGGCAAGCCTCGTCCTCGTGCTCTCGGCGGCGAAGGCGGCGAGACCCGCCATGACGATGGAGGTCTACGTCCAGGAGCTGGCGTGCCTCGTGGACCACGCCAGGAACTGCTACGCCAACACATTTGATGACATGACGAGCGAGCAATTCGTGCGCATGCTCCTCCTCGACGGCTGTTACATACTCTCCCGCGTCGTTAACCTTCGAGCACATCATCTAGATGATGTCGGGGTTGCAGAGGCCGGCGTCTCCTCGGCGAACAGGGCGGAGGCGCTAGCGGTGCTCCGCGACGTGTTCTACCTCGCGGAGAACCAGATACCCTTCTTCGTCCTTGAGAAGATCGGTGAGCTGACGGGTTTGGAGGGTAAGTATCGTGTGTTTAGAGAGATCTCGGATTATGCCCTTGTTCTCATGAGGATGCAAAGGTACGCAATGGCCGCGCCCGCCATGGTACCACCAGTGCCGACGGTGCCTGGaaatcttctccatcttcttcataTGCACCTGAAGCCCCTTGCACTGTCCGTCTCGCCTGCCACGCCGATTAGCACCGTCGATCCCGTGCCCGTGCGCCGGTGGCGCTCCGCGACGGAGTACAACTTCGCCGGAGTGAAGTTCAACGCCCGGGCCATGAGCGAGAAGGGTGTCATCCGCTGCATCCTCGACGTGAAGCTGGACGGCGGTGGCGGTACGCTGGAGATCCCCGTCCTGGACATCGACGCCGAGACGTGGCGGCTATTACGCAACCTGATGGAGCTGGAGCAGAGGAACCGGGAGACGGTGGGGAGCCATGTCACGGCATACTGCGTGTTCATGTCCCAGATGGCCTGCACAACGAAGGACGTGGAGCTCTTGGTGAAGAGAGGCGTCATCGTGCATGGCCACGGCAACAACGAAGAGGTGGCCAAATGCTTCGTCGACCTTTGCAAGGGGATTATGTTTGACCCTGATGACCCCGGCTGCAACTACCTACGGGAGACATGCAAGAAGCTGGAGAAGCGGTTCCAGAGCAACCCCCGGAGGTGGACTGCCTGGCTAAGGCAGAGGTACTTGAGGAACCCATGGCTTGCCGTTGGGCTCATGGCAGCTGCTATTGGCTTACTTCTCGCAGTCATCCAAACAGTCTACTCTGTTTTGTGTTACTACAAACAACGATGAAAACATCTCGTCGGTCGCTAAGAATTGGATGGCGCCATAATAATAATTAGATCATGTTGTACGTGACTACTAAAATCACATTAGAGTTATGGAATGTCGTCACGCTTATGTATTGTAAGTTCTAGTCCTCTATTCAATGATGTGCATGCTCACTCGATCAATGTGTATCTTAAGAGATGTTAGAGCAAACTCCAACGAACACGGACGGAGCCAACATTCATGAATAGAAGGGGCAAGTTTGTTTATGAAAGGGGCAAAGTTCATatgaaatgaaattttttgaCTACAACAACCATAATCATAGTAGAAGAACCAATTTGTTAGGGAgggtctagcccccccccccccctcaccccccccccctaaatTCGTCCCTAccaatggggcgacccatttcgtccgtcgtcgttcgtttgggtcggcgcaGACAAAAATGATGGCTCAACGCGCCGACCCATTGCCAAAACGCGTCCGCTTCGTGTCCGTGCCAACCCATTTTCGGCCCAAAATTTGGACTGAAATGCGTCGCCGCGGACGCGAAGCGGATGCGCGCGCCCCCTTGCTGTCCGCCCCCAACCACCGCGGTAAACCTAATTTATGACGGCCGCCATCCTCGGTCCACGCGTCGGCGACCGCAGCCGGCCTTTTTTATTCCGAGCGTGCGGTGGGTTCCGCCACCGCTTCCAGAACCCGTCCCTGTTCCGACCTCGTCACCTCCTCGGCGACCGAAACCCTAGCCCACCATGGCCGCCggcttcccaaacaagggcaaggccccgctCTTCCCCCGCGCCACCCATCCCGTCGTCTTCTTCCCGGCCTCGCCAGCGCGTGagcgtcccggtgcaccaagcgcggtggcactgggagcactGCGTCGCACTCCCTTACCCCGACGTCACGCTGTCGCACGGCTGGCAcctggatccggagaggattcCGGTACCGGCCGTGCCGCGGTCGACGCGGGTGCATCTAGAGGAGGTGACGACGCGGCGGCGTCTGCTGACGGCGGAGCAGGGGCGAGACCCCACATACGCGACAGACTCCCCAAACTAGGAGGTGTGGTTCGCGTTGAAGCACGAGCAGCAGCGCCGCCGTGGCCTGCGCCAAGTGCAGCCAGCAGGCCCTCCGCCTGTCGTCAGCGAGGAGGACCAGGAGGCTTAGGCCGCCTACTAGGCGGCGCTCGTTGGTGTCCTCCACAACAGCGAGGAAGAAGCTTGCCGcgccaccgaagaggaggaggcgtACCAGCGGCAGCTCGCGAAGGCCATGGCACTGTCAGTCGCCAGcgactgcgtcgtgccacctCCGCCGGAGCCCGTGCTGTCACGGCAGGTCTACCAGTGGACCGACGTCGTCCAGGAGTTCGTCAGCGCGTCGCCCACCTAGCTAGGCGCGACACCGGAGCAGGAGCAGGCCTACCTCGAGAAA
Coding sequences within:
- the LOC123445557 gene encoding UPF0481 protein At3g47200-like — encoded protein: MCQKDQSMGSDSCVLEMPQLVHELKNQMATFNSSSKPQVVHSCHLFSSSIIIGKVRDLTRNVDSSEYDPDHVAIGPYHHPRPQSKNLHLAMEHDKLASLVLVLSAAKAARPAMTMEVYVQELACLVDHARNCYANTFDDMTSEQFVRMLLLDGCYILSRVVNLRAHHLDDVGVAEAGVSSANRAEALAVLRDVFYLAENQIPFFVLEKIGELTGLEGKYRVFREISDYALVLMRMQRYAMAAPAMVPPVPTVPGNLLHLLHMHLKPLALSVSPATPISTVDPVPVRRWRSATEYNFAGVKFNARAMSEKGVIRCILDVKLDGGGGTLEIPVLDIDAETWRLLRNLMELEQRNRETVGSHVTAYCVFMSQMACTTKDVELLVKRGVIVHGHGNNEEVAKCFVDLCKGIMFDPDDPGCNYLRETCKKLEKRFQSNPRRWTAWLRQRYLRNPWLAVGLMAAAIGLLLAVIQTVYSVLCYYKQR